Proteins from a genomic interval of Shewanella seohaensis:
- a CDS encoding type II secretion system protein, giving the protein MKKQSGFTLIELVVVIIILGILAVTAAPKFINLQSDARASTVKGLEAAIKGADTLINSKSLIAGNNTVASTAATPPTVTVETGKTVLINYGHATPVWTDSLENALDINAAASGTSSEWIYLEDSASTSIYFYPQGQVSPKAANNPGTCYVQYVNGLTAYGPITVNTDVSGC; this is encoded by the coding sequence ATGAAAAAGCAGAGTGGTTTTACATTAATCGAATTAGTGGTTGTGATTATTATTTTAGGTATTTTAGCTGTTACTGCAGCGCCTAAATTTATCAATCTACAATCAGATGCACGCGCTTCAACTGTGAAAGGATTGGAGGCTGCGATTAAAGGTGCAGATACCCTCATTAACTCAAAATCGTTAATTGCGGGCAATAATACAGTGGCTTCTACGGCAGCAACACCTCCGACAGTAACTGTTGAAACCGGTAAAACAGTTTTGATTAACTACGGCCATGCAACGCCAGTATGGACAGACTCTCTTGAGAACGCATTAGATATCAATGCTGCCGCTAGTGGAACATCAAGCGAGTGGATTTATCTTGAGGATAGCGCAAGCACGAGTATTTACTTTTACCCTCAAGGACAAGTTAGCCCTAAAGCTGCCAATAATCCTGGCACTTGTTATGTTCAGTATGTGAATGGTCTGACTGCATACGGTCCTATCACTGTTAATACTGATGTATCTGGCTGTTAG
- a CDS encoding prepilin-type N-terminal cleavage/methylation domain-containing protein encodes MRRFSSGRQFGFTLVELVTTIILIGILSVTVLPRLFSQSSYSAFSLRNEFMAELRQVQQKALNNTDRCYRVVVSATGYQVSQFASRDSTGCTGSPLSPNPLSSQAFQGGSQLVLISNNAKSFYLDFDINGRASLACNGPCINVIANDTVAINISSEGYIYAN; translated from the coding sequence ATGCGTAGATTTTCCAGCGGCAGACAGTTTGGGTTTACCTTAGTCGAACTCGTGACCACTATTATCCTGATTGGGATACTATCGGTGACGGTATTGCCGCGCTTATTTAGCCAGTCATCCTATAGCGCCTTTAGTCTGCGCAATGAATTTATGGCCGAGCTGCGCCAGGTTCAGCAAAAAGCCTTGAATAATACCGATAGATGTTACCGCGTTGTCGTGTCGGCGACGGGTTACCAAGTGAGTCAGTTTGCCAGTCGGGATAGCACTGGTTGTACGGGCTCGCCATTGTCTCCTAACCCTTTATCCAGCCAAGCTTTTCAAGGTGGCTCGCAGTTAGTGCTTATCAGTAACAATGCCAAGAGCTTTTACCTTGATTTTGATATCAATGGTCGAGCATCGCTTGCGTGTAATGGGCCATGTATCAATGTGATTGCCAATGATACTGTGGCGATTAATATCTCCAGCGAGGGCTATATTTATGCGAATTAA
- a CDS encoding prepilin-type N-terminal cleavage/methylation domain-containing protein, giving the protein MRINPRLFSISTSVKASSKAKQQGFTLIELVVGMLVIAIAIVMLSSMLFPQADRAVKTLHRVKSAELAHSVMNEIWGKRYDQNTNANGGVPACGSPLGSSCSTVLGPEAGEGRNDFNDVDDYHGLTQNATMLNSSQTYAQAYPNYQLSVSVAYGSAPNTKLVTINVTTPDNEVITYNLVRSNY; this is encoded by the coding sequence ATGCGAATTAATCCTCGGCTGTTTTCGATAAGCACATCAGTAAAAGCATCCTCAAAAGCTAAACAACAGGGGTTTACCTTAATCGAATTAGTGGTGGGCATGTTAGTCATTGCCATTGCTATCGTGATGCTCAGTAGCATGTTATTTCCGCAGGCGGATCGCGCCGTTAAGACCTTGCATCGAGTCAAGAGTGCCGAACTTGCCCACTCGGTGATGAATGAGATTTGGGGTAAGCGTTATGATCAAAATACCAATGCCAATGGCGGTGTGCCTGCTTGCGGGAGTCCATTAGGCAGTAGTTGCTCGACCGTATTAGGGCCTGAGGCTGGCGAAGGGCGTAACGATTTTAACGATGTGGATGACTATCACGGCTTAACTCAAAATGCCACTATGCTCAATTCCAGTCAAACTTATGCGCAGGCGTACCCGAACTATCAATTAAGTGTCTCTGTCGCCTATGGTTCTGCACCCAATACCAAGTTAGTGACCATTAATGTGACTACCCCAGATAACGAAGTGATCACTTACAATCTGGTGAGGAGCAATTACTAA
- a CDS encoding PilW family protein → MVALSAKRMARSLRGFTLVEMVTVILILGILVVGVSSFIIFGTRIFVESSSVDQVLSQSRFAVERMTRELRSAVPNSVRLNGNGLTYQCVEFVPIEASTTYLAMPIVPSAAALTGTVIVDNVTSKIVANQYVWLYPLTDRDVYDSTKLKRAQINSISSAANQVTLTFTANVRFAEASPRQRVYFGSSPVSYCFEKSPSSNELTLKRYTGYGLNVSQPTPSSMSAGVLMAQNVANALNDSADLPLILTPSSLVNNAMVHLQPRFNVNGETFQYRHQVQVINVP, encoded by the coding sequence ATGGTCGCGTTATCCGCAAAGCGCATGGCGCGCTCCCTACGGGGTTTTACCTTAGTCGAAATGGTCACTGTGATCCTTATCTTAGGGATTCTGGTGGTGGGCGTGAGTAGCTTTATTATTTTCGGTACGCGGATTTTTGTGGAGTCGAGTTCGGTTGATCAAGTGCTAAGCCAGAGTCGTTTCGCTGTCGAGCGTATGACCCGTGAGCTGCGCAGCGCCGTGCCTAACAGTGTGCGGCTCAATGGTAATGGCTTGACCTATCAGTGCGTTGAGTTTGTCCCCATTGAGGCGAGTACCACCTATTTAGCTATGCCGATTGTGCCGAGTGCTGCAGCCCTAACGGGGACTGTGATTGTAGATAATGTGACCAGCAAGATTGTGGCTAACCAGTATGTGTGGCTTTATCCCTTAACCGACCGTGATGTCTATGACAGCACTAAGCTAAAACGCGCGCAGATTAACAGCATTAGCAGCGCCGCAAACCAAGTAACCTTAACCTTTACTGCCAATGTGAGATTTGCCGAAGCATCACCGCGGCAGCGAGTTTATTTTGGTTCGAGCCCTGTGAGTTATTGTTTTGAAAAATCACCATCCAGCAATGAGTTAACCCTAAAGCGTTATACTGGTTATGGGTTGAATGTCAGCCAACCCACGCCTAGCAGCATGAGCGCAGGAGTGTTAATGGCGCAGAATGTGGCCAATGCATTGAACGACAGTGCCGATTTACCGCTGATATTAACGCCATCGAGTTTAGTCAATAATGCTATGGTGCATTTACAACCGCGATTTAATGTCAACGGCGAGACATTTCAATATCGACATCAAGTGCAGGTGATTAATGTCCCCTAA
- a CDS encoding MSHA biogenesis protein MshP has product MSPNLFSLSRPAYRQCAARRQGGSALIIGIFVITVMFLLAAALINIVEDADTGLTQEVWGTRALAAANSGADAALAQLFPLNAPVNATATCTSVASSWTPPNVVGFHACSVSLSCASYSVGTVTQFRINSKAVCESGDTRVSRQVEVEARGN; this is encoded by the coding sequence ATGTCCCCTAACTTATTTAGCCTATCGCGCCCAGCATATCGTCAGTGTGCGGCTCGCCGCCAAGGTGGCAGCGCTTTAATCATCGGTATTTTTGTCATTACCGTGATGTTTTTATTGGCCGCCGCCTTAATCAATATAGTGGAAGATGCCGATACCGGATTAACTCAAGAAGTGTGGGGAACTCGCGCCTTAGCGGCGGCGAACAGCGGTGCCGATGCGGCGCTGGCGCAATTATTCCCATTAAATGCCCCCGTTAATGCGACGGCGACATGTACCAGTGTTGCAAGCTCTTGGACGCCACCCAATGTGGTGGGGTTTCATGCCTGTAGCGTGAGTTTAAGTTGTGCATCCTATTCCGTCGGTACTGTCACTCAGTTTCGGATAAATAGCAAAGCGGTATGTGAGAGTGGGGATACCCGCGTGAGCCGTCAAGTCGAGGTAGAAGCCCGTGGCAATTAA
- the mreC gene encoding rod shape-determining protein MreC, protein MKPIFVRGISNQFRLTLAIILSVILLAANHRLEPARESLSSALSPIQYLASVPSAILDWSSESFATRNMLALQNKELLRQQLLMSERLQRFEHLRQENERLRALLGSPAYQDSRKMVAEVMEVASDPSHHYVVLNHGSRSGVFVGQPVVDAQGVVGQVVQVSEMTSRVLLLSDVSHGLPVRITRNDVRLVANGTGELDEIELRHVAKSTDIRVGDLLVTSGLGNRFPEGYPVARVMEVLTEDGQSYARVTAQPLAALDRIRYLLLIWPSPDSGVTLPNQLSVPAADHPAEEAKPDAGTGSANPQGAAANASVPNTSAPNTTAPNTTAPNTTVPNTGATPSNANGASNAATTQPPAEVH, encoded by the coding sequence ATGAAGCCTATTTTTGTTCGTGGTATTTCGAACCAGTTCCGTTTAACACTGGCAATTATCCTGTCGGTGATTTTGCTCGCCGCAAATCACCGTCTCGAGCCTGCCCGTGAATCCCTTTCATCTGCCTTAAGTCCTATCCAATACCTTGCGAGTGTGCCCAGTGCGATCCTCGATTGGTCATCGGAGAGTTTTGCTACCCGTAATATGCTGGCATTGCAAAATAAAGAGTTGTTAAGGCAGCAATTATTAATGAGTGAGCGTCTGCAGCGTTTCGAGCATCTGCGTCAGGAAAACGAGCGTTTACGCGCCCTGTTGGGGTCGCCTGCCTATCAGGATTCCCGCAAGATGGTGGCCGAAGTGATGGAGGTCGCCAGCGATCCTTCCCATCATTATGTTGTACTTAATCACGGCTCGCGAAGTGGGGTATTTGTCGGTCAACCCGTTGTTGATGCTCAGGGCGTCGTCGGCCAGGTTGTACAGGTCAGTGAGATGACCAGCCGTGTGCTCTTGCTCTCCGATGTGTCCCACGGTTTACCCGTGCGAATTACCCGTAACGATGTGCGCTTAGTGGCTAACGGTACTGGTGAGCTCGATGAGATTGAACTGCGCCATGTGGCCAAGAGTACCGATATTCGCGTTGGCGATTTATTAGTGACCTCAGGTCTTGGTAATCGTTTCCCTGAAGGTTATCCGGTGGCGAGGGTCATGGAAGTCTTAACCGAAGATGGTCAGAGCTATGCGCGTGTCACGGCTCAGCCGTTAGCGGCGCTCGATAGGATTCGTTATCTGCTGTTGATTTGGCCATCCCCAGATTCTGGCGTGACTTTACCGAACCAACTCTCTGTACCCGCGGCAGATCATCCTGCGGAAGAAGCTAAGCCCGATGCCGGCACTGGCAGTGCTAATCCTCAAGGCGCGGCTGCTAATGCGAGCGTGCCTAATACCTCAGCACCTAATACCACTGCACCTAATACCACTGCTCCTAATACGACAGTGCCTAATACTGGTGCGACGCCAAGCAATGCTAATGGTGCATCGAATGCTGCCACCACTCAACCGCCAGCCGAGGTGCACTAA
- the mreD gene encoding rod shape-determining protein MreD translates to MSLQAANGRLVVWLTLFVGLLSQIMPLPSIVDAWRPDWLLMVLIYWSIALPHRYNILTAWLMGLALDILLGATLGVRSLAMSLVIYIAILHCQRLRNFPKWQQSLVVMVLIVIYHLIIYWVEFVMDGAKFHTDLFLPALSGLAFWPWIFWILRRIRRHYKVR, encoded by the coding sequence ATGAGTTTACAAGCTGCTAATGGCAGACTCGTGGTATGGCTGACCCTCTTTGTCGGGCTCTTGAGTCAGATTATGCCGCTGCCTTCGATTGTCGATGCCTGGCGTCCCGATTGGCTATTGATGGTCTTAATTTATTGGTCAATTGCGCTGCCCCACAGATATAACATTCTCACGGCCTGGCTGATGGGATTAGCCCTCGATATTCTACTCGGCGCCACCTTAGGCGTGCGCTCGCTCGCCATGTCGCTGGTGATTTATATTGCGATTTTGCATTGCCAGCGTTTACGTAACTTCCCTAAGTGGCAACAGTCGCTGGTGGTGATGGTGCTGATCGTCATCTATCACCTGATCATCTACTGGGTCGAGTTTGTGATGGATGGTGCTAAGTTCCATACGGATCTGTTCTTACCCGCACTATCGGGGCTGGCATTTTGGCCATGGATTTTTTGGATTTTGCGTCGAATTCGACGTCATTATAAGGTTCGTTAG
- a CDS encoding Maf family protein codes for MNLVLASTSPRRKELLTHIGLGRAEFSFTQVAPDIDETPRTGELPRDYVQRLAAEKAQAGLALCSGMSQPAVLGSDTIVVLENEILGKPVDEADAKRVLRALSGKAHTVMTAVALAMTDQTSVRLVETLVRFCVLTDADIDAYVASQEPMDKAGSYGIQGLGGCFVESIEGSYSCVVGLPLVETRELLSEAGIG; via the coding sequence GTGAATTTAGTTTTAGCCTCAACCTCGCCGCGCCGTAAAGAGTTATTGACCCACATAGGTTTAGGCCGCGCCGAGTTTAGCTTTACCCAAGTGGCACCGGATATCGACGAAACCCCGAGGACAGGTGAGTTACCACGCGACTATGTTCAGCGCCTCGCGGCCGAAAAAGCCCAGGCAGGGCTTGCATTATGCTCAGGCATGTCACAGCCAGCTGTATTAGGTTCTGATACTATCGTCGTGCTTGAAAACGAAATATTAGGTAAGCCTGTAGATGAGGCCGATGCCAAGCGGGTACTGCGCGCACTTTCGGGTAAGGCGCACACTGTGATGACAGCTGTCGCCTTAGCTATGACTGACCAAACCTCTGTACGTTTAGTCGAAACATTAGTGCGTTTTTGCGTGCTGACGGACGCCGACATCGATGCCTACGTTGCCTCACAGGAGCCAATGGATAAGGCGGGCAGCTATGGGATCCAAGGTTTGGGCGGTTGTTTTGTCGAATCCATTGAGGGGAGTTACTCCTGCGTCGTGGGCCTGCCCTTAGTGGAAACCCGCGAGCTGTTATCCGAGGCGGGCATAGGCTAA
- the rng gene encoding ribonuclease G, whose translation MGSELLINVTPSEARVALVEHGVLQEVHIERRMKRGLVGNIYKGKISRVLPGMQAAFVDIGLDKAAFLHASDIVPHTECVADVEKGHFVVRDIAELVRQGQDIMVQVVKDPLGTKGARLTTDITLPSRYLVFMPGSSHVGVSQRIEQEEERSRLKKITLPFVDEDGGFIIRTAAEGVGEDELAQDAAFLRRVWSKVSERRQRRGVALLYQDLALPVRIVRDFVGTELDRIQVDSRRTFAELQAFAQEFMPEIADKIEHYSGPAPIFDLYDVENEIQRALGRKVELKSGGYLIIDQTEAMTTVDINTGAFVGHRNLEETIFNTNLEATQAIARQLRLRNLGGIIIIDFIDMLSDEHKTRVLNSLNSALAKDRVKTNVSGFSGLGLVEMTRKRTRESLEHVLCGECPACQSTGSMKTVETVSYEIFREIIRLNRAYDADEFLLYCSPAVYNSLSGDESHLVAELEVYIGKRIRLQNEPMYSQHKYDVVMM comes from the coding sequence ATGGGTTCAGAATTACTGATTAACGTAACCCCATCTGAGGCACGTGTAGCTCTGGTTGAGCATGGCGTGCTGCAAGAAGTCCATATCGAGAGGCGCATGAAGCGCGGTCTAGTGGGCAATATTTACAAGGGCAAAATCAGCCGTGTGTTGCCCGGCATGCAAGCCGCCTTTGTGGATATTGGCTTAGATAAAGCCGCATTTTTACATGCCTCCGACATAGTGCCGCACACCGAATGCGTGGCCGATGTGGAAAAAGGCCATTTTGTAGTCCGTGATATCGCCGAGTTGGTTCGCCAAGGGCAAGATATTATGGTGCAGGTGGTAAAAGATCCGCTCGGCACTAAAGGTGCGCGCCTGACCACAGATATCACCCTGCCTTCCCGTTATCTGGTATTTATGCCCGGCTCAAGCCATGTTGGGGTGTCCCAGCGGATTGAGCAGGAAGAAGAGCGCAGTCGTCTTAAGAAAATCACTCTGCCTTTCGTCGATGAAGACGGCGGCTTTATTATCCGCACCGCCGCCGAAGGCGTAGGTGAAGATGAACTTGCTCAGGATGCGGCCTTCCTGCGTCGGGTATGGTCTAAGGTCTCCGAGCGTCGTCAGCGCCGTGGCGTGGCACTCTTGTATCAAGACCTCGCCTTGCCGGTGCGGATTGTGCGCGACTTTGTCGGAACCGAGCTCGATAGAATTCAAGTCGATTCGCGCCGCACTTTTGCCGAGCTGCAAGCCTTCGCCCAAGAGTTTATGCCGGAAATCGCCGACAAGATTGAGCACTACTCAGGGCCGGCACCAATTTTCGATCTCTACGATGTGGAGAATGAAATCCAGCGCGCCCTGGGTCGCAAGGTCGAACTCAAATCGGGTGGCTATCTGATTATCGATCAGACCGAGGCCATGACCACGGTCGATATCAACACTGGTGCCTTTGTCGGCCACCGTAATCTTGAAGAAACCATCTTCAACACTAACCTCGAAGCGACCCAAGCGATTGCGCGGCAACTGCGGCTACGTAATCTCGGCGGCATCATCATTATCGACTTTATCGATATGCTGAGTGACGAGCATAAAACGCGGGTACTCAATAGCTTAAATAGCGCGCTCGCTAAAGACAGAGTCAAGACGAATGTCAGTGGCTTCTCGGGTCTGGGGTTAGTCGAAATGACCCGTAAGCGCACCCGAGAAAGCTTGGAGCATGTGCTGTGCGGTGAATGCCCTGCCTGTCAGAGCACGGGTAGCATGAAGACGGTTGAAACGGTTTCCTACGAAATCTTCCGCGAAATCATCCGCTTGAATCGAGCCTATGACGCCGATGAGTTTTTGCTTTACTGCTCGCCCGCTGTGTATAACAGCTTAAGTGGCGATGAAAGTCATCTGGTCGCTGAGCTTGAGGTCTACATAGGTAAACGCATTCGCCTGCAAAATGAGCCCATGTATTCCCAGCATAAATACGACGTGGTGATGATGTAG